The Desulfohalovibrio reitneri genome contains a region encoding:
- the cimA gene encoding citramalate synthase: MSRRIQIYDTTLRDGSQAEEINFTSDDKILVARQLDQLGVTYAEGGFPGSNPTDRAFFREVGKERFTNLTITAFGATHSSKTTAENDTGLKALVESRAPVATIFGKCWDLHVRDALRIDKERNLGIIRNTVSFLKNHFREVFFDAEHFFDGFMHPLAEEGGEPYAISCLRAAFDAGADVLVLCDTNGGSMPHQIVEAMGTVQRALPEARLGIHTHNDGDLAVANSLEAVRAGACQVQGTINGYGERCGNANLCSIIPALQTKMGLECLPEGCQENLTRISHYVAETANLRPFLRQPYVGRSAFAHKGGVHVSAVMRNPATYEHIDPAVVGNVQRVLLSELAGRSNVLAMASRYYEDLDKNDPHVESLLAEIKEREKMGYEYSAAEASFMLLFFRTMGWSRRYFEHINFRVLDAKRGGEDPISEATVILKVRGQHIHTAADGQGPVNALDNALRKALLDSYPGLAEMRLVDFKVRVLSGYQRDTGGTASYVRVLIESGDKQEKWTTVGLSHNIIDASWEALVDAITYKLFKDDPQKWPVKKKDL; the protein is encoded by the coding sequence ATGAGCCGGCGCATCCAGATCTACGACACCACCCTGCGCGACGGGTCCCAGGCCGAGGAGATCAACTTCACCTCGGACGACAAGATCCTTGTGGCCAGGCAATTGGACCAACTTGGCGTGACTTACGCCGAAGGCGGTTTCCCTGGCTCCAATCCAACCGACAGGGCGTTCTTCCGCGAGGTCGGGAAAGAGCGCTTTACGAACCTGACCATCACCGCATTCGGTGCCACCCACTCCTCCAAGACCACGGCGGAGAACGATACCGGACTCAAAGCGCTGGTTGAATCACGAGCCCCAGTGGCCACCATCTTCGGCAAATGCTGGGACCTGCACGTACGCGACGCCCTGCGCATCGACAAAGAGCGGAATCTGGGCATAATCAGGAACACCGTCTCTTTCCTCAAGAATCACTTTAGGGAAGTGTTCTTTGACGCCGAGCACTTTTTCGACGGCTTCATGCATCCCCTTGCCGAGGAAGGCGGGGAACCGTACGCCATATCCTGCCTGCGAGCTGCGTTTGACGCGGGTGCCGACGTCCTTGTTCTATGCGACACCAACGGCGGCAGCATGCCACACCAGATCGTGGAAGCCATGGGAACGGTCCAGCGGGCGCTGCCCGAGGCGCGGTTGGGCATCCACACCCACAACGACGGCGACCTGGCCGTGGCCAACTCTCTGGAGGCGGTGCGCGCCGGAGCCTGTCAAGTACAAGGGACCATCAATGGGTACGGGGAGCGCTGCGGCAACGCCAACCTGTGCTCCATAATCCCAGCGCTGCAAACCAAGATGGGGCTGGAGTGCCTGCCCGAGGGCTGCCAGGAAAACCTCACCCGCATTTCCCACTATGTGGCCGAGACCGCCAACCTCCGTCCTTTCCTGCGGCAGCCCTACGTGGGCCGTTCCGCCTTCGCCCACAAGGGCGGCGTGCATGTCTCGGCGGTCATGCGCAATCCGGCCACCTACGAGCACATCGACCCCGCCGTGGTGGGCAACGTGCAACGCGTCCTGCTCTCGGAGCTGGCTGGGCGCTCCAACGTGCTGGCCATGGCCTCGCGCTACTACGAGGACCTGGACAAAAACGACCCCCACGTGGAATCGCTCCTGGCCGAGATCAAGGAACGGGAGAAGATGGGCTACGAGTACTCCGCCGCCGAGGCCTCGTTCATGCTGCTCTTCTTCCGCACAATGGGCTGGTCGCGGCGCTACTTTGAACACATCAACTTCCGGGTTCTTGACGCCAAGCGCGGCGGCGAGGACCCTATTTCCGAGGCCACGGTGATCCTCAAGGTTCGCGGCCAGCACATACACACCGCAGCCGACGGCCAGGGACCGGTCAACGCCCTGGACAACGCCCTGCGCAAGGCTCTGCTCGACTCCTATCCGGGGCTGGCGGAAATGCGCCTGGTGGACTTCAAAGTGCGTGTGCTCTCCGGATATCAGCGTGACACCGGCGGGACGGCTTCCTATGTGCGGGTGCTCATTGAATCCGGCGACAAGCAGGAAAAATGGACCACCGTGGGGCTGTCGCACAACATCATCGACGCCTCCTGGGAAGCCCTGGTGGACGCCATCACCTACAAGCTTTTCAAGGACGATCCCCAGAAGTGGCCGGTCAAAAAGAAAGACCTGTAG